GACAACTAACGATTCCGCTGTTTCATCTCAGCAGTTCAGCATTCAGGGAAATACTGATCGGACTATTGTAGTACAATTTTTAGATTCCGGAGATGTCGGAGCACAGGATCTTGATTATCGCTATTCAAAGGATGGCGGAACTACTTTTATAACTAAGACTCTTGCTACCGGTGCGAATACTTTAGATTTTGACGGCGTAACGATGGATCTCGAAGCCGGGACCACTGTTCGTGCTAACTCTGCAGCCAACACCAATGATTCTACTGGAACATGGATGTGGGTTAGGCCGGGCGCTGAGTATATGGGCGATGATGAAGATGCTGTGAACGTTGTTGGGATGAACTCTCCACTTGGCGGTGGCAGAACCAATGCGGAAGGCGTTTTCTCTGGCGATGTGGTTGTCCGCATAGATTCTACTGGCGGACTTCAATCCAACATTAGTTATTCCTTCAGTCAGGATGGAGGAACTAATTGGGTTGAGGGTAATGTGAAAACTGCTGATGGAGTAGCTTCAAATGCTGTTTTGAGCATTCCCGGCGGAATTTTGACAATTTTTTCTAATGCTGGAGCTGGCGGAACTAATATACTCAGCTCAAATGATCAGTTCATAGTAAGGCCTGACACTGCTGCAATAAACGTCCAGATTCAGGAAAATGAATACGTTAAGATCAATGACGTTGGTAAAGATATTTTTGGTGGAGTCTATGAGGCTCCGGGGCAGTCAAATGCCAGTGCTGTGTTTAATAACAACAGTATGCTTACCGGTAGTAATTCCAAGGCTTCGCAGAACCTTCTTGAAACAATGGGTAATCTGGTTGCGTTTCTTGAAACGAACAATCAGTCCGGCGTGCAGGAGTGTTTGGACAGCCTTAACAAGTCTCAAGAACTTTTGCTCACAAGGGTTGCTGATGTGGGTGGTAGGGAAAACAGGCTTGCTGTGGCTGACAATATTCTCTCCGGTCTGCAGATGAACGAAAGTGAGCGAATCTCTCACATTGAAGATATTGATGTTGGTGAGCTTATGACCAAGTTGACCCAGCAGCAAATTGTATACGAAGCTGTTCTCAAGAGCTCTTCGATGATTATGAAGATGAATCTTTTGAACTATGTATAAGCAAAATTTTAAAGTCTTGTCCGTATAATGCTTGCCCGTAACGGTAATGATGCGGTATGAGATTTTTAGTGAACGGAAAAGTTTGCTGAGGTGGCGGATGTTTTCATGGAAGAAAAAACAATCCAATATGGATTACTTACACACAAGAGAATATGCTGATTCTGACTCGGAGACCGGGCGAAGCTCTTTACCTAGATGACAATATAAAGATTACGGTATTAAGTGTTCAGGGCCGGCAGGTTAAGCTGGGCCTAGAGATACCGCAAGAAACTACTGTCTATAGGGAAGAGGTTTACCTCAAAATTAAAGAACAGAACCGTATGGCGCTTGAAAACAGACAGCAGGACCTCTTTGCTGCGACCGAATTATGGCAAAAGAAAGAAAAAAAATAATCAGGACTCGACTTGGAGAAAGAGAGATCGCTGACGAATCGATCATCTACTTTTCCCGTGGTCTAATCGGTTTTGACGATAAAAGAGATTTCACTCTGATTCAAATCAGAGATGATTCTCCTTTTTTATTGTTGCAGAGTATTGAGGACCCAGGGTTAGGCCTGCTCGTCGTCGACCCGTACAGCTTTATGGATGAATATGAAGTTAGACTGAGTGATGCTGAAAAAAGAGTCCTCAGGCTTGAAAATGTTCGTCAATTAGGCGTGTTAGTAACTGTAACAATTCCTCCGGGAAGACCGGATGAAACAACTTTGAATCTGGGTGGTCCTATCGTGATCAACTCGGAAGCGCGTCGAGGTATGCAGGTTCCTCAAGTGGATTCTAAATATCCCACGCACTTTCGCCCGGCAGACGATGAATCCCGTTAGGGGCGTTGCCGGGTTGTACGGCGGGTATTAGTTACCCGTTTATAAAGCTCAGTTCTATCTTTACGGTGAGACTCTTTTTGAGTTTCACCGTTTTCTTTTGTGTTTTTTTCTTTTAGCGCAAGAAATCTACTTCGTCGCGGACAAGGTTCATAGCCGTCTTGCGGATATCCGGCTTATAGGTTCCAGCGCGAACCTGATCTCTAAGCTCATTTACCTTCTGCTCTCTAGTATCCGGGCTGTTTGCAGCAGTCTGCCTGGCTGTGCCAAGTAGCTTTGCCTGCGACGAAACATTAACCACGTCACTAGTCGGCGCAGAGGTTGAACTCTGTGACTGAGCCTTATCTGTAGTGTTCGTTACCCGACTCTCAGAGTATGTTTTGAGGGGGGTATTGTTAAACTGATTGATTTTCATAATCCCCTCCGGGATTGCCAAATGTTGTTATTAGCGTGTTGTTATAAAGCATTAATTTAGAGCATCGTCCTGTCTACCTTTTCGAGAGTTATTTCCCATAGCCTATTCATGACTTGAGACTTTTCTTCGTTAGGTAGGTCTACAATTCCACTAGTGGTCTCTTTAATCACTTGAATATCACTTCCGTCAAGTGGGTATTCAAATAAGTACTTTTCGCCAAAATCTAACTCTAGCTGTTCTAGTATATCGGACACTACTGGGTTTTCATTACCCGAAACAATCAGATTTTCGATAATTTCTCTAGAAATCTTTTCTACAAGCTCGCGACGCCTTGCCTGCCTTGAAATAGTGACAACGTCAACGGACTCGCTCATCTTCAGGGCTCTCCTGAATCTGGCTAGTCTCTTGGCGCTAGTCAACTGCTTACCATAGGTTCGCAGCATATTTCTTATTTCGGCAGGGTTGTTTGCCATTTCTTGTACTCCTTCTTATTACCCTTATCGGCACGTTTATTGGTATACTTTAGGGTAATTATGTAAAAAAAAGGAATTAAAAAAAGAGGATAAAATAGAGTGTGTTGTCGTGAGTATGGAGTGTTTAAAAGTATTAACTGTAAAAATTAAGGCCCAAAAAATTAATAATATTTAGTCTTAAAGGTCGTCACAGATTTGCGGAAAACAGTGACGGAATGTTGGCTCGTTACTCATATAATACACTCCTAGTGTCAAGGAAAACAGAGCTAAAATTCACTAAGTGTCTTTCGTTTGGCAATTAACATTCATTTGGGCCTAATTAAACGAAAGCTTAAGGTTGAATCTTAAGCCTCTTTCTACTAGGTAATAGTCTATGTCAGACAGTCATGGTTCAGTACTTATAGTAACAAAGGCCGGAGGGGGCGCTGCTGCCGAACTTGGAATAACTATTTCAAGGTGGCTTGCTGCGCGTGGTGTACAATCTGTTACCGTTGAGCATCCGGCGCCTCCTGCTCATGTAAAGCTTCTCGAGTATCGGGAAAATTGCTCTCTTGTTCTCGTGTTAGGCGGGGATGGAACCTTCATCAGTACCGCTGGAGTCGTAATAGATTGGAAAATTCCTGTTCTTGGTATTAATCATGGCAGGGTCGGTTTTTTAGCTGAAGTTTCGCCTGACGACTGGGAAGTTGCTCTTGAGAATTTTTTCAGCAACGATCTTGATATTTCGCATCGGCTTGTATTTCATTATGAAGTACAGTCCGGCAATGCAATTGTAGCTAAAGGTGTTGCTGTAAATGATCTGGTTATTTCTCGCGGAGTAGTTGCACGTATTATTTCTTTCGATATAGGGCAGAAGGGGCAATGGATCAAACATATCCGTGCTGACGGGGTTATCATTTCAACTCCGACGGGATCTACTGCATACAATGTTTCCGCGGGGGGCCCTCTCGTACATCCTGAACTTCCTGTAATGTGCCTCACTCCCGTCTGTCCTTTCTTAAATGGTATAAGACCAATGGTTTTGCCTGCTGAAAGACCTCTTACCATTGAAATTTCCGAATCCAGCGGTGATGTGTATATAACCGAGGATGGTAGAGCTCCCTATCCGCTTAGCACCGGGTATCGCATAACTGTGAAACGACATGAAAACGACCTGTTGCTGGCTCGCATTAGCAGTAATACATTTTTTGAAAAGCTCAGAAGCAAAGGTTTTCTTACAGAGTAATGGAGCGCGTATATGGTAATGGCACTTGATTTTACATCGATTAAAGACGTTCGTTATGGGAAAGATCCTGCGGTAGATGCGTGGCTGCTTCATTTTATGACAGCGAATCATCTTGCAAGTTTTATCGATCCTATAAAAAATGCTTCCCCTGAACAGCTCCGGTTCATGGTTTCCATGGATGATGATCAGGTTTTTGCGCCTTGTTCCGATTGGCTGTTTAACAGACTGGTTACACCTGGTCTTGCATCTGACTTGTTGCAGGAATACATTTACGTCTGGAAAATACTTATCAAGCTGGTTCGCACCCATGTTTCAGACCGCTATCAGCGCAAACTGATTTTGAACCTTTGTCGCCATAAATTTAAACAGGCCATCGATGCATCGACTCTGATTCCGTGTCGCCTGCTCAAAGGTATGGTTACAATTTTTCTTTCCCAAAGCGGCCTTGATGATCCATACCTTAATCGTAAAAATATTCTGACCAGCAGAGGAAAAGCATACACTAAGAGTGACTTCTTCAAGAGATCAATGGAGTCATGTCCTTACCCTGCTCTGCATTGTGATTGCTTAGAAGATATGCGCTTTGAACTGGATATGATTGAGCTTGAAAGGATCTTTAGATTATCAACTCTGCCGGATATTTGGTGTTCAGATATTTTTTCAGGGGATCTTACTCGCTATTCAACGTGTTTTTCCAAAGATAAAGTCGATTTTTCAAGCGTGATAGATATTTTCAGTCAAAATAGATCCGGGCTCAAAATTTTATTTATACCAGATGAGTCGGGCGGCTTAATGGCTGACTTTTTGATGGTAAAGTCTCTGCTCAGACAGGGGCACAGTGTAATCATGGCTCTTAAAGAAGGATTCTCTTTTGATTCTCCTACTTTCTGGGACAGTGAAAATGATCCTGTGCTTGCTGAGGCATTGAAAGGTGCCTATTTCATGACGGATGACAGGGTTTCCAAAAATGATCTCCTTGCTACATTACGCAAAAATCCTCTGGTGATCATCTCAGATGGAACTAGAGAGAGGCTTAATTTAATTCGGTGTAGTGTTACTTTTGCAAGAGCATGGAAAGAGTCTGATTTAATTCTCGCGAAGGGTTGGGAGAATCGTCGCAGGCTTATTAAAAATACACATCTTTTCACTCGTGATGTGCTGTGTTTCCATCGTAATTTAGATGGTAAGTTCAAACTTGATTTTAAAGCTAAATCGCCTTCCGCTCATCAATTTAGTGAATCTGACATCTCAGCCAAGGCTGATGAGATTATCACCGAGATGCAACAGGCTAGAGCGGAAAGAAAG
This is a stretch of genomic DNA from Maridesulfovibrio frigidus DSM 17176. It encodes these proteins:
- the flgL gene encoding flagellar hook-associated protein FlgL; this encodes MRVSQQMLFGTYVSNMNRSLTDLVESNIQAQTQKKVNKPSDDPVGMARILNHRETLATVKQYRTNIDTAKGWLNLSDNTLIQSSTIVTRAKELAEQAASGTITADNREQISYEARQLFQQLISLANTEYEGKSIYAGHKVDQNAFNETLWMTTNDSAVSSQQFSIQGNTDRTIVVQFLDSGDVGAQDLDYRYSKDGGTTFITKTLATGANTLDFDGVTMDLEAGTTVRANSAANTNDSTGTWMWVRPGAEYMGDDEDAVNVVGMNSPLGGGRTNAEGVFSGDVVVRIDSTGGLQSNISYSFSQDGGTNWVEGNVKTADGVASNAVLSIPGGILTIFSNAGAGGTNILSSNDQFIVRPDTAAINVQIQENEYVKINDVGKDIFGGVYEAPGQSNASAVFNNNSMLTGSNSKASQNLLETMGNLVAFLETNNQSGVQECLDSLNKSQELLLTRVADVGGRENRLAVADNILSGLQMNESERISHIEDIDVGELMTKLTQQQIVYEAVLKSSSMIMKMNLLNYV
- the csrA gene encoding carbon storage regulator CsrA; amino-acid sequence: MLILTRRPGEALYLDDNIKITVLSVQGRQVKLGLEIPQETTVYREEVYLKIKEQNRMALENRQQDLFAATELWQKKEKK
- the fliW gene encoding flagellar assembly protein FliW, yielding MAKERKKIIRTRLGEREIADESIIYFSRGLIGFDDKRDFTLIQIRDDSPFLLLQSIEDPGLGLLVVDPYSFMDEYEVRLSDAEKRVLRLENVRQLGVLVTVTIPPGRPDETTLNLGGPIVINSEARRGMQVPQVDSKYPTHFRPADDESR
- the flgM gene encoding flagellar biosynthesis anti-sigma factor FlgM, with translation MKINQFNNTPLKTYSESRVTNTTDKAQSQSSTSAPTSDVVNVSSQAKLLGTARQTAANSPDTREQKVNELRDQVRAGTYKPDIRKTAMNLVRDEVDFLR
- a CDS encoding DVU0524 family FlgM-associated protein: MANNPAEIRNMLRTYGKQLTSAKRLARFRRALKMSESVDVVTISRQARRRELVEKISREIIENLIVSGNENPVVSDILEQLELDFGEKYLFEYPLDGSDIQVIKETTSGIVDLPNEEKSQVMNRLWEITLEKVDRTML
- a CDS encoding NAD(+)/NADH kinase, with the translated sequence MSDSHGSVLIVTKAGGGAAAELGITISRWLAARGVQSVTVEHPAPPAHVKLLEYRENCSLVLVLGGDGTFISTAGVVIDWKIPVLGINHGRVGFLAEVSPDDWEVALENFFSNDLDISHRLVFHYEVQSGNAIVAKGVAVNDLVISRGVVARIISFDIGQKGQWIKHIRADGVIISTPTGSTAYNVSAGGPLVHPELPVMCLTPVCPFLNGIRPMVLPAERPLTIEISESSGDVYITEDGRAPYPLSTGYRITVKRHENDLLLARISSNTFFEKLRSKGFLTE